One region of Alosa sapidissima isolate fAloSap1 chromosome 1, fAloSap1.pri, whole genome shotgun sequence genomic DNA includes:
- the tmod1 gene encoding tropomodulin-1 isoform X1 — protein MALQKQMEKYRDVDEDELLQKLSEEELQRLEDELEELDPDNALLPAGYRQKDQTKKAPTGTFQRDDLLAHLEKQAKEHPDKEDLVPFTGEKRGKAWVPKKKVVDPILENVTLEPELEEALANASDAELCDIAAILGMHTLMSNQQYYEALASSTIVNKQGLNSVIQCTQYKPVPDEQPNDTNVEETLQRIQSNDPDLLEVNLNNIKNIPVPVLKAYAEALAENTVVERFSIVGTRSNDPVAHALADMLKANTTLKSLNVESNFITGAGIMALVVSLQSNSTLQELKIDNQSQPLGNKVEMEIASMLEKNTTLLKFGYHFTQQGPRLRGSNAMMNNNDLARVIRSDSDGSFTLTLSVPELERAFGKTFKSKIRKKRLEEGPIFPRCRTNV, from the exons ATGGCCCTGCAGAAACAGATGGAGAAGTACCGGGATGTGGACGAGGATGAGCTGCTGCAGAAGCTGTCTGAGGAGGAGCTGCAGAGGCTGGAGGATGAGCTGGAGGAGCTGGACCCTGAT AATGCTTTGCTGCCTGCCGGCTACAGACAAAAGGACCAGACCAAGAAAGCTCCTACTGGAACCTTCCAGAGAGATGACTTACTGGCTCACTTAGAGAAGCAGGCCAAAGAGCACCCAGACAAGGAGGACCTGGTTCCCTTcacaggagaaaagagag GGAAAGCCTGGGTGCCTAAGAAGAAGGTGGTAGACCCCATCCTTGAGAACGTGACACTGGAACCAGAGCTGGAAGAAGCCTTAGCAAACGCCAGTGATGCTGAGCTGTGCGACATAGCTG CCATTTTGGGAATGCACACTCTGATGAGTAACCAGCAGTACTACGAGGCTTTGGCTAGCAGCACCATTGTCAACAAACAGGGTCTAAACA gtgTTATCCAATGTACCCAGTATAAACCAGTGCCTGATGAGCAGCCTAATGACACTAATGTAGAAGAAACccttcagagaatccagagcaATGACCCTGACCTGCTAGAAGTCAACCTGAACAACATCAAG AACATTCCTGTGCCGGTACTGAAGGCGTATGCAGAGGCCCTGGCTGAGAACACCGTGGTGGAACGCTTCAGCATTGTGGGAACTAGGAGTAATGATCCTGTGGCCCAT GCCTTGGCAGACATGCTGAAGGCGAACACCACACTGAAGAGTCTGAATGTGGAGTCCAACTTCATCACCGGTGCGGGCATCATGGCTCTCGTGGTATCTCTGCAGTCCAACTCGACATTACAGGAGCTCAAGATCGACAACCAG AGTCAGCCGTTGGGCAAtaaggtggagatggagatcgcCAGCATGCTGGAGAAGAACACCACACTCTTGAAGTTTGGCTACCACTTCACCCAGCAGGGGCCCCGACTCAGAGGATCTAATGCGATGATGAACAACAACGATCTGG CGCGAGTCATCCGCTCAGACTCAGATGGCTCCTTTACCCTAACCCTGTCAGTGCCAGAGCTGGAGAGAGCCTTTGGTAAAACATTCAAGTCCAAGA TAAGAAAGAAAAGGCTTGAAGAAGGCCCCATCTTCCCCAGATGTCGGACGAACGTGTAA
- the tmod1 gene encoding tropomodulin-1 isoform X2 — translation MALQKQMEKYRDVDEDELLQKLSEEELQRLEDELEELDPDNALLPAGYRQKDQTKKAPTGTFQRDDLLAHLEKQAKEHPDKEDLVPFTGEKRGKAWVPKKKVVDPILENVTLEPELEEALANASDAELCDIAAILGMHTLMSNQQYYEALASSTIVNKQGLNSVIQCTQYKPVPDEQPNDTNVEETLQRIQSNDPDLLEVNLNNIKNIPVPVLKAYAEALAENTVVERFSIVGTRSNDPVAHALADMLKANTTLKSLNVESNFITGAGIMALVVSLQSNSTLQELKIDNQSQPLGNKVEMEIASMLEKNTTLLKFGYHFTQQGPRLRGSNAMMNNNDLARVIRSDSDGSFTLTLSVPELERAFVRKKRLEEGPIFPRCRTNV, via the exons ATGGCCCTGCAGAAACAGATGGAGAAGTACCGGGATGTGGACGAGGATGAGCTGCTGCAGAAGCTGTCTGAGGAGGAGCTGCAGAGGCTGGAGGATGAGCTGGAGGAGCTGGACCCTGAT AATGCTTTGCTGCCTGCCGGCTACAGACAAAAGGACCAGACCAAGAAAGCTCCTACTGGAACCTTCCAGAGAGATGACTTACTGGCTCACTTAGAGAAGCAGGCCAAAGAGCACCCAGACAAGGAGGACCTGGTTCCCTTcacaggagaaaagagag GGAAAGCCTGGGTGCCTAAGAAGAAGGTGGTAGACCCCATCCTTGAGAACGTGACACTGGAACCAGAGCTGGAAGAAGCCTTAGCAAACGCCAGTGATGCTGAGCTGTGCGACATAGCTG CCATTTTGGGAATGCACACTCTGATGAGTAACCAGCAGTACTACGAGGCTTTGGCTAGCAGCACCATTGTCAACAAACAGGGTCTAAACA gtgTTATCCAATGTACCCAGTATAAACCAGTGCCTGATGAGCAGCCTAATGACACTAATGTAGAAGAAACccttcagagaatccagagcaATGACCCTGACCTGCTAGAAGTCAACCTGAACAACATCAAG AACATTCCTGTGCCGGTACTGAAGGCGTATGCAGAGGCCCTGGCTGAGAACACCGTGGTGGAACGCTTCAGCATTGTGGGAACTAGGAGTAATGATCCTGTGGCCCAT GCCTTGGCAGACATGCTGAAGGCGAACACCACACTGAAGAGTCTGAATGTGGAGTCCAACTTCATCACCGGTGCGGGCATCATGGCTCTCGTGGTATCTCTGCAGTCCAACTCGACATTACAGGAGCTCAAGATCGACAACCAG AGTCAGCCGTTGGGCAAtaaggtggagatggagatcgcCAGCATGCTGGAGAAGAACACCACACTCTTGAAGTTTGGCTACCACTTCACCCAGCAGGGGCCCCGACTCAGAGGATCTAATGCGATGATGAACAACAACGATCTGG CGCGAGTCATCCGCTCAGACTCAGATGGCTCCTTTACCCTAACCCTGTCAGTGCCAGAGCTGGAGAGAGCCTTTG TAAGAAAGAAAAGGCTTGAAGAAGGCCCCATCTTCCCCAGATGTCGGACGAACGTGTAA
- the tmod1 gene encoding tropomodulin-1 isoform X4, which produces MALQKQMEKYRDVDEDELLQKLSEEELQRLEDELEELDPDNALLPAGYRQKDQTKKAPTGTFQRDDLLAHLEKQAKEHPDKEDLVPFTGEKRGKAWVPKKKVVDPILENVTLEPELEEALANASDAELCDIAAILGMHTLMSNQQYYEALASSTIVNKQGLNSVIQCTQYKPVPDEQPNDTNVEETLQRIQSNDPDLLEVNLNNIKNIPVPVLKAYAEALAENTVVERFSIVGTRSNDPVAHALADMLKANTTLKSLNVESNFITGAGIMALVVSLQSNSTLQELKIDNQSQPLGNKVEMEIASMLEKNTTLLKFGYHFTQQGPRLRGSNAMMNNNDLVRKKRLEEGPIFPRCRTNV; this is translated from the exons ATGGCCCTGCAGAAACAGATGGAGAAGTACCGGGATGTGGACGAGGATGAGCTGCTGCAGAAGCTGTCTGAGGAGGAGCTGCAGAGGCTGGAGGATGAGCTGGAGGAGCTGGACCCTGAT AATGCTTTGCTGCCTGCCGGCTACAGACAAAAGGACCAGACCAAGAAAGCTCCTACTGGAACCTTCCAGAGAGATGACTTACTGGCTCACTTAGAGAAGCAGGCCAAAGAGCACCCAGACAAGGAGGACCTGGTTCCCTTcacaggagaaaagagag GGAAAGCCTGGGTGCCTAAGAAGAAGGTGGTAGACCCCATCCTTGAGAACGTGACACTGGAACCAGAGCTGGAAGAAGCCTTAGCAAACGCCAGTGATGCTGAGCTGTGCGACATAGCTG CCATTTTGGGAATGCACACTCTGATGAGTAACCAGCAGTACTACGAGGCTTTGGCTAGCAGCACCATTGTCAACAAACAGGGTCTAAACA gtgTTATCCAATGTACCCAGTATAAACCAGTGCCTGATGAGCAGCCTAATGACACTAATGTAGAAGAAACccttcagagaatccagagcaATGACCCTGACCTGCTAGAAGTCAACCTGAACAACATCAAG AACATTCCTGTGCCGGTACTGAAGGCGTATGCAGAGGCCCTGGCTGAGAACACCGTGGTGGAACGCTTCAGCATTGTGGGAACTAGGAGTAATGATCCTGTGGCCCAT GCCTTGGCAGACATGCTGAAGGCGAACACCACACTGAAGAGTCTGAATGTGGAGTCCAACTTCATCACCGGTGCGGGCATCATGGCTCTCGTGGTATCTCTGCAGTCCAACTCGACATTACAGGAGCTCAAGATCGACAACCAG AGTCAGCCGTTGGGCAAtaaggtggagatggagatcgcCAGCATGCTGGAGAAGAACACCACACTCTTGAAGTTTGGCTACCACTTCACCCAGCAGGGGCCCCGACTCAGAGGATCTAATGCGATGATGAACAACAACGATCTGG TAAGAAAGAAAAGGCTTGAAGAAGGCCCCATCTTCCCCAGATGTCGGACGAACGTGTAA
- the tmod1 gene encoding tropomodulin-1 isoform X3 — MALQKQMEKYRDVDEDELLQKLSEEELQRLEDELEELDPDNALLPAGYRQKDQTKKAPTGTFQRDDLLAHLEKQAKEHPDKEDLVPFTGEKRGKAWVPKKKVVDPILENVTLEPELEEALANASDAELCDIAAILGMHTLMSNQQYYEALASSTIVNKQGLNSVIQCTQYKPVPDEQPNDTNVEETLQRIQSNDPDLLEVNLNNIKNIPVPVLKAYAEALAENTVVERFSIVGTRSNDPVAHALADMLKANTTLKSLNVESNFITGAGIMALVVSLQSNSTLQELKIDNQSQPLGNKVEMEIASMLEKNTTLLKFGYHFTQQGPRLRGSNAMMNNNDLARVIRSDSDGSFTLTLSVPELERAFGKTFKSKSNKKEKA, encoded by the exons ATGGCCCTGCAGAAACAGATGGAGAAGTACCGGGATGTGGACGAGGATGAGCTGCTGCAGAAGCTGTCTGAGGAGGAGCTGCAGAGGCTGGAGGATGAGCTGGAGGAGCTGGACCCTGAT AATGCTTTGCTGCCTGCCGGCTACAGACAAAAGGACCAGACCAAGAAAGCTCCTACTGGAACCTTCCAGAGAGATGACTTACTGGCTCACTTAGAGAAGCAGGCCAAAGAGCACCCAGACAAGGAGGACCTGGTTCCCTTcacaggagaaaagagag GGAAAGCCTGGGTGCCTAAGAAGAAGGTGGTAGACCCCATCCTTGAGAACGTGACACTGGAACCAGAGCTGGAAGAAGCCTTAGCAAACGCCAGTGATGCTGAGCTGTGCGACATAGCTG CCATTTTGGGAATGCACACTCTGATGAGTAACCAGCAGTACTACGAGGCTTTGGCTAGCAGCACCATTGTCAACAAACAGGGTCTAAACA gtgTTATCCAATGTACCCAGTATAAACCAGTGCCTGATGAGCAGCCTAATGACACTAATGTAGAAGAAACccttcagagaatccagagcaATGACCCTGACCTGCTAGAAGTCAACCTGAACAACATCAAG AACATTCCTGTGCCGGTACTGAAGGCGTATGCAGAGGCCCTGGCTGAGAACACCGTGGTGGAACGCTTCAGCATTGTGGGAACTAGGAGTAATGATCCTGTGGCCCAT GCCTTGGCAGACATGCTGAAGGCGAACACCACACTGAAGAGTCTGAATGTGGAGTCCAACTTCATCACCGGTGCGGGCATCATGGCTCTCGTGGTATCTCTGCAGTCCAACTCGACATTACAGGAGCTCAAGATCGACAACCAG AGTCAGCCGTTGGGCAAtaaggtggagatggagatcgcCAGCATGCTGGAGAAGAACACCACACTCTTGAAGTTTGGCTACCACTTCACCCAGCAGGGGCCCCGACTCAGAGGATCTAATGCGATGATGAACAACAACGATCTGG CGCGAGTCATCCGCTCAGACTCAGATGGCTCCTTTACCCTAACCCTGTCAGTGCCAGAGCTGGAGAGAGCCTTTGGTAAAACATTCAAGTCCAAGAGCAA TAAGAAAGAAAAGGCTTGA
- the LOC121701682 gene encoding complexin-1-like produces MNFVMKAALGGAGKDVGKMLGGEAEEKDPEAEKEKEEERQEALRQQEEERKDKYNKMEAEREKVRQGIRDKYGLKKREVVEAEAEAAMEQASEGSLTRPKKAVPAGCGDEEEEEEGIMDTVMKYLPGPLQDMLKK; encoded by the exons ATGAATTTTGTAATGAAAGCTGCGTTAGGAG GGGCCGGCAAGGATGTGGGTAAAATGCTGGGCGGGGAGGCGGAGGAGAAAGACCCTGAAGCTgagaaggagaaggaagaggagagacaggagGCTCTGAGgcaacaggaggaggagaggaaggacaaGTATAACAAGATGGAGGCCGAGAGGGAGAAAGTGCGGCAGGGTATCAGAGACAAG tATGGCCTTAAGAAGCGTGAGGTGGTGGAGGCTGAGGCCGAGGCAGCCATGGAGCAGGCGTCGGAGGGCTCCCTGACCCGTCCTAAGAAGGCCGTGCCTGCAGGCTgtggggatgaggaggaggaggaggagggcatcATGGACACAGTGATGAAGTACCTCCCTGGTCCACTGCAGGACATGCTCAAGAAGTAG
- the tmem144a gene encoding transmembrane protein 144a codes for MQHTALLQLHLARAVFFSANETAQCGKKSCTELSSVFIVTVLCTSESDAVHQLGGEYASHNPDWHHSFGATRDSHTTNATDVTYDLFSCAVTVIFYGSNLVPVKRIGSGDVNATGMPIVTTGSLSLGLLLWASFNMLIGWASTRCVCVYQPVCPLRYCLAHCLAVRL; via the exons ATGCAGCACACTGCACTGCTGCAACTGCATTTGGCACGAGCTGTGTTTTTTTCAGCAAACGAGACAGCTCAATGCGGAAAGAAGTCTTGCACCGAGCTGAGCAGTGTGT TTATAGTGACTGTGCTCTGCACTTCTGAAAGCGATGCTGTCCATCAGCTTGGTGGAG AATATGCGAGCCACAATCCGGACTGGCACCATTCGTTTGGGGCTACGCGGGACTCTCACACCACAAATGCCACGGATGTAACTTACGATCTCTTCTCGTGTGCTGTGACTGTAATCTTCTATGGGAGCAACCTCGTTCCGGTTAAGAGAATTGGGAGTGGAGATG TCAATGCCACTGGAATGCCAATAGTGACAACAGGCAGTCTGAGCCTGGGACTCCTCTTGTGGGCCTCCTTCAACATGCTTATAGGCTGGGCCAGCaccaggtgtgtctgtgtgtaccagCCCGTCTGCCCACTTAGATACTGTCTTGCCCACTGCCTGGCTGTCCGTCTGTAA